The Microbacterium schleiferi genome contains the following window.
GAGGAAGGCAGCGAGGGCGGCGACCAGCACGACGCCGAGAAGCGGAGGCGAGCCGACGGTCACGGCAAGTGCGCCGAACGCCGTGACCGCGATCTCTCCGGGAACGAGGACCAGAAGGCTGTCGGCGAGGACGAGGGCGAACATCAGGGGCAGTGCCCAGGCGCTGCCGGCAACGTGCGTCAGCACCTCATCGATCACCCCTCTGAGGTAACACCCGCGGGTAAACGAAGACCGAACGGGGCACGTCGGGTGACGCGTTTGCATGCATCCGGTGAACTCTCGGCGACCCGGCCTGCCTCAGCGTGTTCGGTGATCCGACACGCGTCACCCTGGATGCGTGAGAGTCGCGGTATTGGCGGAATCGTTCCTCCCCCACATGAACGGAGTCACCGGCTCGGTGCTCCACGTCCTTCGTCATCTCGCGAGCGAAGGGCACGAGACCCTCGTGATCGCCCCCAAGGCCGGCGATGTCGACGCCGACCTGCACGGCGCCGATCTGTCGGGAGCTCGGACCACGATGCTGCGGTCGGTGCCGTTGCCCTCCTACCCGCAGGTGCGCGTCGTGTTCGCTCGCGCGGCCACGCTGGCCGCGCACCTGCGTGCCTTCGGACCCGACGTCATCCACCTGGCATCGCCGTTCGTCCTCGGGTGGCAGGGCACGGCGGCTGCCGATGCCCTGAAGGTCCCGGTCGTCGCGGTCTATCAGACCGACGTCGTGGCGTACGCCCAGAAGTACGGGGTGCCGGCGGCTACCTCCATCGTGCAGTCGCACCTGACCCGGCTGCACCGTCGATCGACACTGACCCTCGTGCCGTCCTCCGCGAGCATGGCGCAGCTCGAAGACCTCGGCGTCGATCGGTTGCGTCGGTGGGGGCGCGGCGTGGATGCTGTGCGCTTTGCTCCCGAGCACCGCAGCCTCGGCTGGCGCGAGCGTGTTGCGCCGGGGGAGACGATCGTCGGATATGTCGGTCGGCTCGCCCCGGAAAAACAGGTTGAAGACCTCGCGGCACTGCATGACCTCCCTGGCACCCGCCTGGTGATCGTCGGTGATGGACCGTCACGCCCCGCACTCGAGAAGGCTCTGCCGCGGGCGGTCTTCCTGGGGCATCTGTCCGGAGCTGCGCTCGGCGAGGCTGTCGCGTCCTTCGATGTCTTCGTCCACCCGGGTGAGAGCGAGACCTTCGGTCAGACGATCCAGGAGGCTCTCGCGGCGGGCGTGCCGGTCGTCGCGACCGGCACGGGTGGGCCGGTTGATCTCGTCCGCAGCAGCGTCGACGGATGGCTCTACCGTCCCGGCGACCTCGCTGACCTGCGCGCGCGTGTGTCTGACCTCGTCGGCGATGAGGCCAAACGGCGCGCGTTCGCGGTCGCGGCGCGAGAGTCCGTGCGCGACCGCACCTGGGAAGCCCTCGGCCGTCAACTGGTCGGGCACTACGACGAGGCTCGGATGCTGCGCCCGATCGACGACGCGCTTCTCGTGCGGGCTGCGACCCGGCCCGCAGCTCCGCCTGCTCCCGCGACCGAGGGAACGCCGCGATGGTCGCGTTTCGTCGCCCTCGGCGACTCGCTGACCGAAGGGCTGTGCGATACGTCGCGGATGCCCAAGGGGCAGTACCGCGGGTGGGCCGACCGCCTCGCCGATCTGCTGGCGGGTGCCCGCGAGGCGAGCCTGCCGGCCACCGCGGAGCCCTTCCGATACGCGAACCTGGCCGTGCGCAGCCGCAAGATCCGCGATCTCCTGGATGAGCAGTTGCCGCGCGCGCTCGAGATGGCGCCGGATCTCGTCTCGGTGTTCATGGGCGCAAACGACCTGGTCAGCCGCGGGGCAGATCCCCTCACTCTCGCGCGGGGGCTCGAGCGGGCAGTCGTGGCGCTGCGCTCGCGCGGCATCGACGTGCTGCTGGTGAGCATCGTGTTGCCCCGGCGCCTGGCAGCCATGGTGTTCGCTCGGCGCGTTGCGGTGTACAACTCCGAGATCCGGCGCATCGCAGCCGCCACCGGGTGCCTGCTGCTCGACCTCGAAGCGCAGCCGGCGATCAGCGACCTGGATATGTGGGCCGACGACAAGGTCCACTTCCGT
Protein-coding sequences here:
- a CDS encoding GDSL-type esterase/lipase family protein, with protein sequence MRVAVLAESFLPHMNGVTGSVLHVLRHLASEGHETLVIAPKAGDVDADLHGADLSGARTTMLRSVPLPSYPQVRVVFARAATLAAHLRAFGPDVIHLASPFVLGWQGTAAADALKVPVVAVYQTDVVAYAQKYGVPAATSIVQSHLTRLHRRSTLTLVPSSASMAQLEDLGVDRLRRWGRGVDAVRFAPEHRSLGWRERVAPGETIVGYVGRLAPEKQVEDLAALHDLPGTRLVIVGDGPSRPALEKALPRAVFLGHLSGAALGEAVASFDVFVHPGESETFGQTIQEALAAGVPVVATGTGGPVDLVRSSVDGWLYRPGDLADLRARVSDLVGDEAKRRAFAVAARESVRDRTWEALGRQLVGHYDEARMLRPIDDALLVRAATRPAAPPAPATEGTPRWSRFVALGDSLTEGLCDTSRMPKGQYRGWADRLADLLAGAREASLPATAEPFRYANLAVRSRKIRDLLDEQLPRALEMAPDLVSVFMGANDLVSRGADPLTLARGLERAVVALRSRGIDVLLVSIVLPRRLAAMVFARRVAVYNSEIRRIAAATGCLLLDLEAQPAISDLDMWADDKVHFRSQGHRFVAYRAAEALGVPHADELATLDSAFHDDDSPNPRGWVRRDAMPWLWRRLRGRTAGDGLSAKHADYVVIARRTGAATASLRAPEPAQRQPRPGMGPAAVDPARRVRP